In Sebaldella sp. S0638, a genomic segment contains:
- a CDS encoding YbaK/EbsC family protein: MAIEQVKEFFKKFNMEEKIMEFDTSSATVELAAQALNVIPARIAKTLSFKKDNSCILVLTSGDVKINNPKFKAEFGMRAKMPSAEEVLSFTGHAAGGVCPFAVTDGIPVYLDISLKRFDTVFPACGSGNSAIELTCDDLFRYSGAEKWVDVCKEAE, translated from the coding sequence ATGGCAATAGAACAGGTAAAAGAATTTTTCAAAAAATTCAATATGGAAGAAAAGATTATGGAATTTGATACTTCCAGTGCAACTGTAGAACTGGCTGCACAAGCTTTAAACGTAATTCCAGCAAGAATAGCAAAAACTCTCTCCTTCAAAAAAGATAACAGCTGTATTCTTGTCTTAACATCTGGTGATGTGAAGATAAATAATCCTAAATTCAAAGCAGAATTCGGAATGAGAGCAAAAATGCCTTCTGCTGAAGAGGTTCTGTCCTTTACAGGACATGCTGCGGGAGGTGTCTGTCCTTTTGCAGTGACGGATGGTATTCCGGTTTATCTGGATATTTCTTTAAAACGCTTTGATACTGTTTTTCCTGCCTGCGGCAGCGGTAACAGTGCTATAGAGCTTACATGCGACGATTTATTCAGATATTCAGGCGCTGAAAAATGGGTTGATGTTTGCAAAGAGGCAGAGTGA
- a CDS encoding sulfite exporter TauE/SafE family protein, translating into MIFFLIGLFSTIIGSIVGIGGGLIIRPALAAMGAAKSLASFTSSIVVLSMSIVTLITYIRKKVHIKIKKILILASGSIIGGFLGGTLLKYVNENFIDKAYIFMLILVLLSVVYRNKIPKINIKNPFLQFFTGIITGGLSGFFGIGGGPFQVSTLIIFFGLDIKEASVDSIFITFLTTISSLFKYTLNGYADFSLAVYMIPAAILGGLIGSRLNRKINEKKIALIFISSVIFIILVQTYIVIT; encoded by the coding sequence ATGATATTTTTTTTAATAGGTTTATTTTCTACAATAATAGGCTCCATAGTGGGTATAGGCGGCGGGCTGATAATAAGACCCGCGCTTGCTGCTATGGGTGCTGCCAAAAGTCTTGCTTCATTTACATCTTCAATAGTAGTGCTTTCGATGTCAATCGTTACTTTAATAACCTATATCAGGAAAAAAGTACATATAAAAATAAAAAAAATTCTTATTCTGGCATCAGGAAGCATAATCGGCGGTTTTTTAGGCGGTACTCTGTTAAAATATGTCAATGAAAACTTTATTGACAAGGCATATATCTTTATGCTGATTCTCGTTTTACTATCTGTAGTTTACAGAAACAAAATACCAAAAATAAATATTAAAAATCCGTTTCTGCAATTTTTTACAGGAATCATAACAGGCGGCTTATCAGGCTTTTTTGGAATAGGCGGAGGCCCGTTTCAAGTCAGTACATTGATAATTTTTTTCGGTCTGGATATCAAAGAAGCCTCGGTTGACAGTATTTTCATTACTTTTTTGACTACTATAAGCTCTCTTTTTAAATATACACTAAACGGTTATGCGGACTTCTCGCTGGCAGTCTATATGATTCCTGCGGCTATACTCGGTGGTCTTATAGGAAGCCGTCTAAATCGAAAAATAAACGAAAAGAAAATTGCATTAATTTTTATAAGCTCTGTTATTTTTATAATACTAGTTCAGACTTATATTGTAATTACCTGA
- a CDS encoding FAD-dependent oxidoreductase yields the protein MKIVIIGGVAGGMSAAARLRRLDEKADIVVVEKSGYVSFANCGLPYYIGGVIEEKESLILETPTTLREKFNLDIRVKSEAVSIDTEKKEIKIKNIETNNEYTESYDKLLISTGAKPFVPYIEGLEEAGYLTLRNIEDMEKISNSVNSDICKNAVIIGGGFIGLETAENLKQKNINVTIIEKSDQVMAPLDFEMASFIHGEIKRRNIALYLNSDIIQINNSDGKKIIKLKSGEDVEADIIIVSIGVVPDLDLAKNAGLKITAGGAIEVDEYLRSSSSDIFAVGDVIEIPNIVTGQKSLIPLAGPANKQGRTVAGNILGREEKYSGALGTSIMKFFSITAASTGVNEKYLKKQNINYKSLFIIKPDHAGYYPGAADIHFKILFDPQTGQIFGAQAAGGNGVDKKIDIIATAILGNISVYKLKDLETAYAPPYNSAKDIINYASYMAENMEKDGLETVSWNETGEGELIDVRTEDEYNIDHIQGAVNMPLNTLRENLGKLDRNKEYIVYCKIGQRGYNAQRILVNNGYKVKNMNGGFSIYKSASIIQDNRIKFEDCKKDNIIYKNISEPVPENKTLLDVSGLQCPGPIIKIKNKISELEEGDVLEVKATDPGFENDIKVWIKQTGNTLLNIENTDGKILAGIRKGKETSSAFSTETEAIKGNSTSLVVFSGDFDKVFAALVIANGALAMGNSVSIFFTFWGLNVLRKSNYKTKTKKGLIEKGFGIMMPKGVSRLRLSNMNFFGLGRKMINKVMKNKNIESLESLLEQYIENGGKITACTMSMDVMGIKKDELIENIEYGGVASYMENANKSGHNLFI from the coding sequence ATGAAAATAGTAATTATCGGTGGTGTTGCAGGGGGAATGAGTGCGGCGGCAAGGCTCAGAAGACTGGACGAAAAAGCAGATATCGTTGTAGTGGAGAAGTCCGGCTATGTTAGTTTTGCCAATTGTGGTCTTCCATATTATATCGGTGGTGTAATAGAAGAAAAAGAAAGCCTGATTCTCGAAACTCCTACCACATTAAGAGAAAAGTTTAATCTGGATATCAGAGTGAAATCAGAAGCTGTTTCCATTGATACTGAAAAGAAAGAAATAAAAATAAAAAATATTGAAACTAACAACGAGTATACTGAATCATATGACAAACTTTTGATTTCTACAGGAGCTAAGCCCTTTGTCCCGTATATAGAAGGACTGGAAGAAGCCGGATATCTCACACTTAGAAATATAGAGGATATGGAAAAAATAAGTAATTCTGTGAATTCTGATATTTGTAAAAATGCAGTTATCATAGGCGGAGGATTTATCGGACTGGAAACAGCGGAAAATTTGAAGCAGAAAAATATAAATGTTACGATTATTGAAAAGTCTGATCAGGTTATGGCACCGCTGGATTTTGAAATGGCGTCATTTATACACGGGGAAATAAAAAGAAGAAATATCGCCCTTTATTTAAACAGTGATATTATCCAGATAAATAATTCAGACGGAAAAAAGATCATAAAGCTTAAATCAGGAGAAGACGTGGAAGCTGATATAATAATAGTTTCCATAGGAGTAGTTCCCGATTTAGATCTTGCCAAGAATGCCGGACTGAAAATAACAGCCGGAGGAGCCATAGAGGTGGATGAATATCTGAGAAGCAGCAGCAGTGATATTTTTGCAGTGGGGGATGTAATAGAAATACCAAATATAGTTACTGGACAAAAATCATTGATTCCGTTAGCCGGTCCGGCAAATAAACAGGGCAGAACTGTCGCAGGAAATATTCTCGGAAGGGAAGAAAAATATTCCGGAGCTTTGGGAACTTCAATTATGAAGTTTTTTAGTATAACAGCAGCGTCTACAGGAGTAAATGAAAAATATCTGAAAAAGCAAAATATTAATTATAAATCTTTATTTATTATCAAACCGGATCATGCGGGATATTATCCCGGAGCCGCAGATATTCACTTTAAAATATTATTTGATCCTCAGACAGGGCAGATTTTCGGAGCTCAGGCTGCGGGTGGAAACGGAGTGGATAAAAAGATAGATATTATAGCCACGGCGATATTGGGAAATATATCTGTTTATAAACTGAAAGATTTGGAAACTGCTTATGCACCGCCGTATAATTCCGCGAAAGATATTATAAATTATGCATCGTATATGGCAGAAAATATGGAGAAAGACGGACTTGAAACAGTCAGCTGGAATGAAACGGGCGAAGGAGAGTTAATAGATGTCCGGACTGAAGATGAATATAATATAGATCATATTCAGGGAGCTGTGAATATGCCGTTAAATACTCTGAGAGAAAATCTGGGGAAACTGGACAGAAATAAGGAATATATTGTCTACTGCAAGATAGGGCAGAGAGGGTATAACGCACAGAGAATACTGGTAAATAACGGCTATAAGGTCAAAAATATGAATGGTGGTTTCAGTATATATAAGTCAGCTTCAATAATTCAGGATAACAGAATAAAATTTGAAGATTGCAAAAAAGATAATATTATATATAAAAACATATCCGAACCTGTGCCGGAGAATAAGACTTTACTTGATGTCAGCGGTTTGCAGTGTCCCGGCCCGATTATAAAAATAAAAAATAAAATTTCGGAATTAGAAGAAGGAGATGTGCTTGAGGTTAAAGCCACAGATCCGGGTTTTGAAAATGATATTAAAGTATGGATAAAACAGACAGGGAATACATTACTTAATATAGAAAATACAGATGGTAAAATTCTGGCGGGAATAAGGAAAGGGAAGGAAACATCAAGTGCTTTCAGCACAGAAACAGAGGCAATTAAAGGAAACAGCACATCTTTAGTAGTATTCAGCGGGGATTTTGATAAAGTTTTTGCAGCATTGGTAATAGCAAACGGAGCTTTGGCAATGGGAAACAGTGTATCGATTTTCTTTACTTTCTGGGGATTAAATGTTTTGAGAAAAAGTAATTATAAAACAAAGACAAAAAAAGGGTTAATAGAGAAAGGTTTTGGAATAATGATGCCTAAAGGGGTCAGCAGGCTGAGATTGTCCAATATGAACTTTTTTGGTTTGGGACGGAAAATGATAAATAAAGTAATGAAAAATAAAAACATAGAATCTCTTGAATCTTTATTGGAGCAATATATAGAAAACGGCGGAAAAATAACAGCCTGTACAATGTCCATGGATGTAATGGGAATAAAAAAAGATGAATTAATAGAAAATATAGAATATGGCGGGGTAGCAAGCTATATGGAAAATGCAAATAAATCAGGGCATAATTTATTTATATAG
- a CDS encoding AbrB/MazE/SpoVT family DNA-binding domain-containing protein, with translation MKYKNKEYECGTAKLGERGQIVIPKAIREELGLKQGDNLILLGNKEEGIRIINANSLEELAEIVLKEKNN, from the coding sequence ATGAAATATAAAAATAAAGAATATGAATGCGGTACAGCCAAGCTTGGGGAAAGAGGACAGATAGTAATTCCGAAAGCTATACGTGAAGAGCTGGGGCTGAAGCAGGGGGATAATTTGATCCTTTTAGGAAATAAAGAGGAAGGAATAAGAATTATAAATGCAAACAGCCTTGAGGAACTGGCTGAAATAGTGTTAAAAGAAAAAAATAACTGA
- a CDS encoding YkvA family protein, whose protein sequence is MSNQFEDEEQEKYFNEFQSENIDDGTLRKGEKKAGKLGSLARDFLLLIQMVKDHFSGDFNIDAKSLAIIIGTIVYVVSPIDAVPDVIPVLGYTDDAAILGITLKQLLELISRYKNYRNK, encoded by the coding sequence ATGTCTAATCAGTTTGAAGACGAAGAGCAGGAAAAATATTTTAATGAATTCCAGTCAGAAAATATTGATGACGGAACTTTGAGAAAAGGAGAAAAAAAGGCAGGGAAATTAGGCAGTTTAGCACGTGATTTTTTACTATTAATTCAAATGGTAAAAGATCATTTTAGCGGGGATTTTAATATTGATGCAAAGAGTTTAGCCATAATTATAGGAACTATTGTCTATGTAGTCTCACCAATTGACGCTGTTCCGGATGTAATACCAGTTTTAGGATATACAGATGATGCAGCTATTTTGGGAATAACTTTAAAGCAGCTGTTAGAATTGATTTCCAGATATAAAAATTATAGAAATAAATAA
- a CDS encoding lysozyme inhibitor LprI family protein gives MFKLRKIFFCLLVFSLISCKNDTLNKLLGNFSTKTTQKNNIKQNKDNSVDPEIEKIILKWNNATSNKDIASLESILAEKIEYYQRTVSKAEYIADKKKFFANNSIYGQEIKGNIEYKFLSDNQIKADFLKEVTTKSGTKEYPSYLVFEKINGDWKLILESDLISDENIKKKKSISKSKNYEKNLIVKMKSVDDELDDMLSYAESTSDMADAVIYAAEAWDAELNNIYKILMNELSQEEQISLRNIQRDWIKRRDSKINEALEDSGGGSAGIVSGKSVFLEETKKRTLELARIYDSL, from the coding sequence TTGTTTAAATTAAGAAAAATATTTTTTTGTCTTTTGGTTTTTTCTTTAATTTCCTGTAAAAATGATACTTTAAATAAATTGTTAGGAAATTTTTCCACGAAAACAACACAAAAAAATAATATTAAACAAAACAAGGATAATTCAGTTGATCCGGAGATAGAAAAAATAATTTTGAAATGGAATAATGCTACAAGTAACAAAGATATCGCGTCATTGGAATCAATACTAGCTGAAAAAATAGAATACTACCAGCGGACAGTCAGTAAGGCTGAATATATTGCCGATAAAAAGAAGTTTTTCGCAAACAACAGCATATACGGTCAGGAAATAAAAGGAAATATTGAATATAAATTTCTTTCGGATAATCAGATCAAAGCTGATTTTTTAAAAGAAGTAACTACTAAAAGCGGAACAAAAGAATATCCGTCGTATCTCGTTTTTGAAAAAATTAACGGGGACTGGAAATTAATTTTAGAGAGCGATCTGATTTCAGATGAAAATATAAAGAAAAAAAAGAGCATCTCAAAAAGTAAAAATTATGAAAAAAATCTAATTGTAAAAATGAAGTCGGTTGATGATGAACTGGATGATATGCTGTCTTATGCAGAATCAACATCCGACATGGCTGATGCTGTAATTTATGCCGCCGAAGCATGGGATGCAGAGCTTAATAATATTTATAAAATTCTAATGAACGAACTTTCACAAGAGGAACAAATCTCCTTGAGAAATATCCAGCGGGACTGGATAAAAAGAAGAGATTCCAAAATAAATGAAGCTTTAGAAGATTCAGGAGGCGGTTCAGCGGGAATAGTTAGCGGAAAAAGTGTATTTTTAGAAGAAACAAAAAAAAGAACATTGGAACTAGCCAGAATTTATGACAGTTTGTAA
- a CDS encoding sulfatase: protein MNSAKNYNIIYIHTHDSGNIFSPYGYDAPSENVKNFAEDAVVFKKAFCTSPTCSPSRSGLLTGMYPHSNGMLGLANRGFSLKDYSWHLVSHLKENHYKTVLCGIQHEYGSYSDHKGGATAIGYDFDITSENNYEHQEDYYLWDITNAENVSEWIKENGSKQNFFLSFGMFSTHRKFPEINKDIVNKDFVKAPYPVPDFEETRNEHAKFLTSVYYADKCFGHIIKTLKDNNLYENTIVIFTTDHGIPYPYAKCTLFDSGLEVALIMRVPDSEKNGSVTDTLVSQVDIFATLCDLTGIEKPARLQGKSFSDFFAGKITKHRDEIYGEINFHTSYEPVRCVRTENYKYIKYYDEEYLRINISNIDVSETKNLLLDNGLLSQEKYSEALYDLYNDPGERKNLINNSEYKNILEDLRIRLLKWQIDTEDPLLSGGIRIAENWKINKRTSHEPSSKNPEDYEQF, encoded by the coding sequence GGAAATATCTTTAGTCCTTATGGTTACGATGCTCCCTCAGAGAATGTAAAGAATTTTGCCGAAGATGCAGTTGTTTTTAAAAAGGCATTTTGTACCAGCCCTACATGTTCTCCGAGCAGATCCGGACTTCTTACAGGTATGTATCCTCATTCCAACGGGATGCTCGGCTTAGCAAACAGGGGATTTTCATTAAAAGATTACAGCTGGCATTTAGTCAGCCATCTCAAAGAAAATCATTATAAAACTGTTTTATGCGGTATTCAGCACGAGTACGGCTCTTATTCCGATCATAAAGGCGGAGCGACAGCAATAGGTTATGATTTTGATATAACATCCGAAAATAATTATGAACATCAGGAAGACTACTACCTTTGGGACATTACCAATGCTGAAAATGTTTCAGAATGGATAAAAGAAAACGGCAGTAAGCAAAATTTCTTTCTTTCATTTGGTATGTTTTCCACACATAGAAAATTTCCGGAAATTAATAAGGATATTGTAAATAAAGATTTTGTGAAAGCTCCTTATCCGGTTCCGGATTTTGAAGAAACAAGAAACGAACATGCAAAGTTTCTAACCTCTGTTTATTATGCCGATAAATGTTTCGGACATATAATAAAAACTCTCAAAGATAATAATCTCTATGAAAATACTATTGTTATCTTCACCACTGACCACGGTATTCCATATCCATATGCCAAGTGTACACTTTTTGACAGCGGATTGGAGGTTGCATTAATAATGAGAGTTCCTGATTCTGAAAAAAACGGGAGTGTCACAGATACTTTAGTTTCCCAAGTTGATATATTTGCTACTTTATGTGATCTTACCGGCATTGAAAAACCTGCAAGACTTCAGGGAAAATCTTTTTCAGATTTTTTTGCAGGCAAGATAACCAAACACAGGGATGAAATTTACGGCGAAATAAACTTTCATACTTCTTACGAACCTGTGAGATGTGTGAGAACAGAAAATTACAAGTATATAAAATATTATGATGAAGAATATTTAAGAATAAATATTTCAAATATTGATGTTTCAGAAACCAAAAACCTGCTGCTGGACAACGGACTTCTATCTCAGGAAAAATACAGCGAAGCTCTTTATGATCTCTATAATGATCCCGGTGAAAGAAAAAATCTTATAAATAATTCAGAATATAAAAATATTTTGGAGGATTTGAGAATACGGCTCTTAAAATGGCAGATTGACACAGAAGACCCACTGCTTTCCGGAGGAATCAGAATCGCTGAAAACTGGAAGATTAATAAAAGGACAAGCCATGAACCAAGCAGTAAAAACCCGGAAGATTATGAACAATTCTGA